The following nucleotide sequence is from Apium graveolens cultivar Ventura chromosome 4, ASM990537v1, whole genome shotgun sequence.
CGTGCTCGTGCTCGTGGGCTCGCGTCTTTACACTTCCTGCATGCATCACTTCATATTGCACCTTGATTTTCCATATTTTTTATCTGCTCGCATTACTTCCTTGCATTGCATCTCGCTGTGACTAATATTTTTCTTCATTGTTTTCtttttcagaaatggccatctCCCATATCCCCTTCATGGAGGAGACTGAGCAAGCTGCGACCTCGGGCCCTGTTCAGCCCGATGCAGCGACCACAGGGGCCCACTCTCAAGTCCCCCCTCCAGCTCGCATGAGGACCCTTACTGAGCATTTCAAAGGCTCAGGGCCTTCTCCTCGGCTAAAAAGGCATCGAGGTCACAAAGAAGGAAAAACTGGCGAGCCCGAGCCAAAGAAAGCTGCTCCCTCTGATGCTCCTCTGCCCTCCTCTTCTTCTGCCAATATGGTTGCGACCACATTCGGCCGGCTCGCTCAAGGTCACATCAGTGAGCAGGATTTAAAGGATTGGTCTTCCTCTGCTCTCGAGGTCAACCAGGATGCACTCTCCCGAGCAGCGGCCGAAGTATACTATCGTCAGTTATCTAAGGCTCGAGAGATGCGAGCCCTCAGCCAGACCAACATAAAGCTCGAGGCTAAAGTCAAGTCCCTTCAGAGTAAGGTCGCTGAGCACGGGCAAGAGAAAGTTACGCTGGTGAACAACTATAATAAGAAGATAATTAACCTGAACGCTACTCACGACAAGGCCCTAAGGGAGCAGAAGGAGGCTCATGACCTGGCTGCTGACGCATGGAAGAAGGAGAAGAATGCCCTCGAGGAGAGGGTGCTCGAGCTGGAGGGATCAGTTTCTGCCCTGACCGAGGGCCGTGAGGCCGCCCTCGCTGATGCTAGGAACCTGGGGGCCAGGAATTTTATGAAAGTCTTTATGAAGAAGGTTCCTGACTTCGATTGGGCGGCTCTGGGTGCGAGCACAGCGAGGCATGCTGAAAAGTTGAAGCTAGAGATGGAGAGggatgcccaaattgctgaggaggCTCGGCTCGCGACCGAGCAGGCCCAGGTCGCTGGTGATGAAAATCATGAGGGGGCAGAGGCTGATAACCCTTGATGTAATTTTAATTAGAACTAGACTTTTGACTGGGTAAGCGGGAACCCCTTTCGCCTCGCGCTTGTATTTGAAATATTCTGCCTCGGGGCATAACTTATTTAACTTTTGTTTGTATAAAATGTCAAGTCTTTTGTGCCCGCGTATGTCTTTATGGTGCTAGCCGGCTTTCTTTATTTTTGTGTTTTCTTATCACGCCTCTACTGACCAAAAGTTATCATAACTCTGGCCGCGTATGGCGAGCGTTACCCCTTCACAGCGAGCCCAATTAACCAGCTCGTGTCATTTGTTCAATCAAACAAAAATTGACAAAGAATGCCAAGTGGAACAAGCTCGCATCAACTCGCAGGTGTTGTAGGTGTGCTCGCACTAGCGGGCCGGCCTAGGAGCTCGCATGTGTCTTATCCTCGCATCATGCGACCTTGGGTATGTTTGATGGAGGGCTGGGCCCCCTGGGTCGCATTTGTGGTCTTGCGGGCCAGGGTATGAGCTCGCATCGCGGGCCTATACCTCTTTTTATCCTCATCTTTTATCTACTAtgtgttcatatttatctaagcGGGCCGTGGCCCAGCTCGTTTCGCGTTCTTGGCGTCAAGCGGGCCGGGGCCCGGCCTGATTtgtgattttaacatgttaataaaacaactgttctgtcctcgcatgggttcccaaggatgggctcccctgctgggtatttaatctattaacagaagttaaaatatcaagtgcacaaatagagattaatcgtttattcatagataatgggaagtgaaaggagtacatgcttgtggtctcagggaggcacctatatggcactaccccccgagacttaggaatattttaagataatactaagtttgaaaagaataatattactgataatacttgcgaAGGTGCTCCGTGTTCCAGGCTCTTGGGATCAACTTGTcttgcatatcattgaggtggtaggttccctcccagAGCACCGACTTTATCTTGTAAGGGCCTTCCCAATTTGCTCCAAATACTCCGTGACTCACCACCTTGGTGTTTGGCATGACCCGGCGCAgaaccaaatctcccaccttgaAAGTTCGGGCTCGAACCTTACTGTTGTAATGCCTAGCTGTCCTTTGTTGATATGCCGATATCCTGATCTGAGCATCTTCTCGAGTTTCTTCGATCATATCCAAATAGAGCCGATGATTGACCTCGTTTGCCTCTGGGTCATAGTTGTCCCTTCGAAAAGATCCTGCTCCCACTTCTACGGGCACCATAGCTTCACACCCATACACCAGAGAGAAGGGGTCTCTCCAGTTGTGGTTCGGGGTATAGTGTTGTAAGACCATAGGACCTGGGCGAGCTCCTCTGGCCATgctcctttcttctcttcaagctttgcctttaaggtatgcttaatgattttattaacagcctctgtttgcccgttactctgggggtggcagactgcgctaaagctcttctgaatctccagctgctcacaaaactctcgcatttccttgctatcaaattgtttcccattgtCAGATATCAGCTTGTAAGGAATGCCATAGCGACATACAATAGCCCTGTATACAAACTCCTTGAGCTTTTTCGCTGTGATGGTGGCTAGGGGCTCAGCCTCTGCCACTTATGAAATAGTCTACCGCAACCACCGCATACTTGACGCCTCCCCTGGCCTTCGGGAGTTCCCCaatcagatcaattccccacatggagaagggtcaggggctcatgagggatgtgagagaggccacggggctgttgtaataattggcatatcgctgacacttatcacaagctcgggagaattcaaaggcatcttttttcagcgttggccagtagtagccttgacggaggattttctgagctagagagctaccccccgagtgattgccacaaatgcCCTCGTGTACTTCCCTCAGGATGTAGTTGCATTCATCTCCATCTATACATTTGAGGAGAGGCACACTGAACCCTCTTCTATATAGAATCCCGTCATATATCACATAGCGGGCTGCTTTGTATTTTATCCTCCTTGCCTCGTTCTTTTCATCCGGAAGTGAACCTTCCTTTATGTATGCTAGAATAGATGTCGTCCACGTGGGGCCGAGCTCATTACTGAGGCTACCCACCTCGTGCTCGGGCACACTAGGTTGCCTCTGTATATCAAGGGGCACGGTCCCTAGCAAAGTGCTCTCGCGGCGTGAGCCGAGCTTAGCTAGCTCGTCCACGCCTTCATTCTGCCCACGCGGGATTAGTTCCAGCCTCACCTCGTTGAATCTCGCGATTATCCTCTGTGCGCACTTCAGGTAAAGCTCTGTTCTCGGCCCCTTAGCTTGATACCCCCCGTATATCTGATAGACCACAATCATGGAGTCACTAAACACATTCAAATTCTCGACCTTCATTTCCAGAGCTAGCTTGAGACCGTTGATCAGGGCCTCATACTCAGTATCATTGTTGGTTGCATGAAAGGCCAGATGGGTCGCACGTCTTATCTTGTGCGCCTCTGGGCTGATTAGCTCAATTCCAGCTCCTGCTCCATCACCGTTAGAGGCACCATCCACAAATAGGCTCCACCATGGGGCACTATTTTGTCTCTCCAGTCCAACTTCTTCTGTGCTAGGTATAACAACAAGGGCTCCCGGCTCCACTTCTTGATGTGGGGGAAATTCTAGCACAAAATCGGCCAGGGCTTGGCCTTTGATCGTAGTCAttggcttataatccacctcgaATTGGCCGAGCTCAACCGTCCACTTCAACATTCGACCAGAAAACTCTGGTTTATGCATCACTTGTCTGAGGGGGTAGGAGGTTCGCACTTCTATCTTGTGTGCCTGAAAATAGGGCCTGAGTTTTCGGGAGGCCAGGATCAAAGCATATGCTAGCTTTTCGAGGCTTGTGTATCGAGTCTCGGCATCGGCTAGccttttactcacataatataccGGGAGCTGGACACCATCCTCCTCTCGGACTAATACCGCACTTATTGCAAAGTCGGAGACAGCCAAGTATAGGATCAAAGTTTCTCCTGCCTTTGGGTTGGACAACATTGGAGGGCTGCTGAGATGCTTCTTTATGTTCTGAAAGGCTTCCTCACATTCTTCAGTCCACTTAAAATCCCTCCTCGCTCCTTTAATTGCTTTGAAGAACTCTTGGCATTTATCGGAGGATTTTGAGACGAAGCGATTCAAGACAGCCACTCGTCCCATTAAGCTTTGAACATCCTTCACCCGTCGAGGGGATCTCATCTCGAGTAGGGCTTGTATCTTGGCTGGGTTGGCCTCAATGCCTCTATGGTTGATaataaatcccaaaaacttcCCCGATTCAACCCCAAACACACATTTCTGGGGGTTGAGCTTCATTCTGTACTCCCTTAGGATCTGGAACATTTCTGCCAGGTGGCGGAAATGATCCCTCGCTTCTTTCGACTTCACCAGCATGTCATCTACATAGGCCTCCATAGTCTTCCCCAATTGTTGTTTGAACATCTTATTCACCAGCCTCTGATAGGTTGCCCCCGCATTAAGGAGCCCGAAGGGCATCCCGATGTAACAGTAAAGGCCCCGATCAGTAATaaaggaggtgtgctcctgatctggcccatacatggggatttggttatatcccgaataagcatccataaaACTAAGCAATGCGTGCCCAGCCGTGGAATCAACCAGCTGGTCAATTCGGGGTAGAGGAAAGCTGTCCTTCGGGCAAGCTTTGTTCAGTTCGGTGAAGTCTACACATGTCCGTCCTCCACTTGCCATTGGGCTTTTTGACAAGCACGGGGTTGGCCAGCCATACGGGGTAGAAGGCTTCTCTCACAAGTCCTGCCTCCATTAATCTATCCACTTCTTCTCTGAGGGCCTCTGCCCTCTCTCCACTAATTGGCCGTCTCTTTTGCCTAACCCCCTTCTTTTTTGAGTCCAAGTTGAGCCGGTGGCACTTGACATTTGGGTCAATTCCTATCATATCAgagtgtgaccatgcaaagacatccaaattCTCCCTTAGGAAGCGGGCTAGATCCTCTCTCAAGTCGGGACTTAGGTTAGAGCCTATTCTGAGTACCTTGGAGGGATCATTTGGGTCTACCAAGATCGGGATTGTGTCCTCTGCGGCCCCAGCCCTCTCGACCATTGGGGGCATTCTCGGGTCTAAATCTGCTCGAGCCTCACTAGATTTTCCCATTTCCGTGATTGTCAACCCTTCTGTATCCTTGAGCTCGGGCTGGTGAGCTCGGGCCAGATTTATCAAGCGTTCAGAGGTTGTAGTTACAGTGTGAGTGATTCCGTTGGGCAGGTCCATAGTGATTATTGTTTCTTCGCGTGCCCACTTCCCTCTCCTAAGTCTTACAGCGATTTGTTCTGTgctctcttcttcatcacttgctTCTTCCACAATCCCCTCTTGTATCAACATGATGGGCTGAGAGGCTTCCATTAGCAAGGCCCCTGGGCGTGGTTCCACCTGAATTCTCATGTGCTCGAAGTAGTTCTCGGGCAACTCCTCCATTGAAATCAAATTACAAGTCTCGTGGCCCTCGGGACGTATCCTTTTCCTGCCCTCTGCCTCTTCCATGGGGACGTCACATTCAGTTGTCTCCCTTGAGACGTTTCTTGACTCGGCCGCCTTGAGTGCCTGATTGTAGCAGACCCTTGATTCGGATTGACAGCTCTTCAAAATGCCTACCCCCGTGGGGGTTGGGAATTTTATCGTCATATGATGGATTGAGGTTACCATCCTCATCGCCCTCATAAGGGGTCTGCCCACTTTAACATTGTAGGCACAAGGCTGATCTACAACTGTAAACATAGCGATCTGGGTGGCCACATGAGGCTCCTCTCCTATGGTCACCGGGAGCCGAATTGTCCCTTTCACTCCGATCGAGTTTCCCGTGAACCCGTACAGGTGCCCACCTGTTAAGGTTAATTCTCTATCCAGTAATCCCAGTTTTTTGTAGGCATCATAAGTCAGAACATCAGCCGAGCTCCCGGTGTCCACCATTGCTCGGTGAACATTCACCGtcccaatcttcatttttatgactAGGGCATCGGTATGAGGATAATGCACCCATTTTGCATCGTTCTCCTTAAACACGATATCATCGGCCTCCCTTTCAAAGAGCTCCGGGGGCCTTTGGCTTAGATGGTTGACGTTGGTGAGGGGCTTGTCCTTTGCTTCCCGGGCATATCTGTCCATTGCCTTCCGGCTGTCTCCACCAATgtgagacccgcctagaataatatgaataCTACCAGCCCGAGGGACCCTTCTTTGTCTTCTGGGGTTGGAGGAGGGACGGTATGATAATCCGTCCTGTGTCTTCGAACCTCCTTGACAACCCACTCCGTAAGCTTCCCTTGTCTAATCAAAGTCTCGATCTCATCCTTTAGTTGTCTACAATCAGCTGTATCGTGTTCGGTGGCCTCATGGTATGCACAATACTTCGAAGTGTCTCTTTTATTGTAGTCTGTGAGAGGGGTTGCCTTCCTGAATACCCCCTTCCCTACATATGTAGCATATATGTGGTCGATAGAGGCTACCAGAAGGGTGTGTGTCTGCCATTTGCTTGTATAAGGCCTTCCCGAATCTTTAGTGGTCTCTTTGCCACGGGCAGACTTTTTCGGGCTCGAAATACGCCGATATGTCTTCCTCCTCTCGTCAGGGGTTGAGGATCGGTCCCTCTTGTCTCGATAGCTTTCATTGATTTTTAGCTCTCTCATCGATTTCTCTACCCTCTTGAAGGGTTCGGCTTGCTCATAGAACTCGGCCAAGGTCCTCGGCTCACtcgcttggaggctcttccaaaatttcgatccttctttcagccctgctatcaagaaatttttgatggtctCCTCACTGGCTCCTCTTACCTTGGGGACCTCGGCGTTGAACCGACGAAAGTATTCTGCCAAGTGCTCCCCCTCCCTTTGCTTGATGTTGGCTAACGTGGCCACAGGAGGCGAATAGTGGAGGGTCGGCTGAAATTGTCTGACGAACAAGTCTTCCAATTGTCTCCACGTTCTTATGCTAGCTGGTcccaacttggagaaccattgttgggAACTGCCTCTGAGTGATGCCGCGAAGAGTCTGCAGCGGGTCATCTCCGGCACCTGATAGACTTCCATCTCAGTGTTAAATTGTATAAGGTACTCCGCCGGGTCGGCTTCGCCGTTGAATAGCAGGTCGGGGTTGTGCCTAAACACCCGAGGTAGGGGGGATGATCGGATAGCAGCCGTAAACGGAGAGGGGGCAGCCGAGGCAGGGGGCCCTCTCTTCTCTCGCTCCATCTCATCTAAGATCCTTCTCAGGTCCCTTACCCTAACAACTTCTCCTTCTCTGTCACCACCCGCATTACTCGAATGGTGTGAGCCCTGAGGTCATTCGCGGCGTCCCCCTCCTCCAGCTCGCGCCTGCGACTCCTCTTCACGGTTGTCTCTGCGTCTACGTCGCTCCTCCCTCCTGGGCGAGGTGTGTTGACGTCTTTCTGTAGGGGTCGCTGCCCGTTCCCTTTCCGAGCCTCTCTGATCTACGggctctttctcttctctctccttcttacaaTTCTCCAATTTGAGCCTGAGGTCATGCTCGCTTAGTTTTTTACCCACTCGGTCTAGCACGCTAGTTGACCTTGCCTCAGATGAAGCTGGCTTCTGCCCCGATCTCGTAGAGATCTGGCTGCCCCGCTCATCATGGCCTCGGGGTATATCTTCCTTTTCGCGTGATGTTTCTTTCTTCTGCTTGGTCTCGGTTGCCACGTCATCAAAATCGTGGATCAGCTTCTTCTGAGGGCCTTTGCCCTTCCAGCTACGCTGTGAGACCTTGAGGCGGCGAGCCTTACGCTTGGTGTTCCGGACCGAGCTTCTTTCTACCTTTGACATTCGGGCGTTGATCTGATTCATCTGATCGTCCAGCCCTTCGAGATACATCATCACAGCCTGCCCGTCCACGGTTGCAATTGGTGGAGGTGGCGCCTGATTCTCTGGGGGCGTGTGTTCGACCTCAGTAGGGTCCTTCTTCTTGCCTCCGCTCCCTGGTGTCGCCGCTTGCTTGTTTTCTTTGGTCATCTTTCTCCCTAAGATGAACGaggcccctccttctagcgccaaatgttatagggagaatttcgtataacagtgttgtggaggttaatgggcggaacaaagatcaaggacggtgtttgagggcagaggaaggttgtttggtggtggctgagcttgtatgttgactccttaagaaagaatagggtttgttattctttgtcaagtgtcgactcatgtctcatacaagtgcctacgtaccctatttatagggatcaagcctcacgtagttcttggggaacaagtcacataggttagggttaggactcttcagcccgtgcagcccaagcccatgatagagtcaggccttcagccaatttagtcacgtaaatctcaaccggctccacacgcttcctacaatctcgcggcatctccgcaatccttcccgtgattgtaggaacaacccgtgtcgGCCCCGAAATCTATGAGCAACTCAATCATCTATGAGTTACTTTCCATATCAAGCACAAAGTCCTCTAATGCGGTCCGGCCCGGCggcctcggcccgcaccgccttcatttttaattaataaatacaatATTATCTTTAACTCCATTAGATGTGAGCTCATGGGCCCAGCCTGCGTGTGGACAACCGAGCCCAGCTCGAGTATCGTCACTTGAGCCTTCttcgcatatgagagcccaatCGACAAGTATGAGCCTACCTTACGGGCGTGACCCAGCTCGCGTGTCACGAGCCCAGCTCGTATGTcacgagcccagctcgcatgtggTCACGTGAGCCCAGCTCACACACCACGAGCCCAGCTCGCATTGGCCCATGATTCTAGCCCACACATGATAGTCCAGCTATTCAAAGCATCTAaagggacctgtttagggcccatgaccgaaagcgggcataacattATGTATATTAATCATGCAAATTTAATTGATTTACACAAATGAATGACTGAGTAAAATGAATAATACATGCACATTAAATTAAAGGTTTAACAAATTATAAATGAGTTACATAAtgaaaaaataacaaaaatagccaatttttgaaaaaaattaacaaaaatagtCATTCTAAAAAAAGTGGCCAATTTTAGCCGATTGAGtactccactgtcagttgggtatcccaatttgtataagatattccactggtagttgggtatttcatatatgggatactccacTGGCAGTTGGGTATCTCGTATAAAGTGAATACTCCACTAACAGTTGGCAATCCCGTCGGCTAAGTTggccaacttttcagaaattggtcatttttgttaattttgtgtaaaaataggctaaatttgtcCTTCACCCTTACATAATGTTATTTAAATAaagtatatatattataaataaatacacatacataataatgaagcataatatatattaattgtgAGAATAAGTTCGAAAGAAATATTATATAGACATTAATGTAGAGGCATAATAATCATATGAATTAAATATTAGTATTCATGTCGATTATTCAATTTGAGTACTCATTTTTCCCCCTAATACATATACACATGTATGcatgtgtgtatgtatgtgtgaaTATGTATGTATAAATGTATATTAATCATgcaaatttaataaattttaacaCATGAATGACTGagttaaataaataataaataatacatgtataattaaattattgtatatttataattaaatacaCAATCATAATAATGAAGTATATTAATGATGCGtcatttaatatatattaattgtgAAAATAAGTGTAAAATAAATATTAGTGATGCgtcatttaataaatatttattgtgAGAATAAgtgtgaaataaatattatatacatattaaTGAAGGGGCATAATCGTCATCTGAATTAAATTGCTCATCAAGCCCCTTGTTGTTGTACTGTATATATAATAGATAGATTAATACTTCCATTTTTTAGTATTGACTATCAACGATCAACTTTATTGacaaaaaattataataatacaTTCAACTAGAAAAAGATTAAAACACATTGTGGCATATATTACATATGCTAACAATCAATAGGAAATGAATTCATTATAACAAAAGATTTAACAATTCTATAAAAAacaatataaattttaaaaagtacaatTCACAATATTAATGTGCATATTATATCTTTTTAAAAGATAGTAAATTTGGGTCCCAAAAAAATTCTCAAAACTTTCCCAAAAAGTgagattggttggttgattgttcATCAATGTAATGGATCCCATGTATGTTAATATGAGTCACATCAATTAAAACATGTCATGTGTGTTTGAGAGTTATTTTGAGAGTTATTTTTGTACCTCTAGCACTACTCATTTGAAAGACACTTAATTTTTATAGGCAGCTCATATGTGCACACCTTTATCTACTTGTGCACGCCTTCTTATTATATTAGGACCAAAATACTCTTGTTTACATATTTAATTCTAACctattttcatgttgagttaCGATATTTTGGTCTTAATTTTAATAAGAGTGTGCTGAGGGTGTGCACAACTCCTTTTTAAAATAAGAATATTTCCTTTTTATGTGGGTAtcaataaatattcaaaatttaaCATCTTTGTGGATTAACAAAAATCTAAACATAATCTGAATATGCAATCAACAAAATAAATGATATTATAATCTGGACATAACCAGTATCTAATATTTCATAAAGCATATAAATTGAgattattaaaataaatgatATTATAATCTGGACATAATCAGTATCTAATATTTCATAAAGCGTATAAATTGAGAGGAACAGTGTGCTATGTTTTCATTTCAACCAAAAAACAATCTGATATAACATAATATAatagtatatacatatatataaggCTCAATGGAAGTAAACCATATTGCGAAACTTATTATTATGATTCTGGTGTTAGAAATGATAGTGATTACAACATCAACTACTTATAATAACAGCGGTTTTGATCATATAGATTTTGTTTCAGTGACATGCGTTGCTGAATGCAGAGCATCATGCAAGGGTGAGGGATGGCATACGCCTATCTGTCTTGCGAAATGTATACATAAGTGTAAGGATTTCTCAACTGTATCAGAAAAAGTCCTAATGTGCACGTCTACATGTGCTCAATTTAATTGCTCCAAATTTAC
It contains:
- the LOC141720252 gene encoding uncharacterized protein LOC141720252; this encodes MPFGLLNAGATYQRLVNKMFKQQLGKTMEAYVDDMLVKSKEARDHFRHLAEMFQILREYRMKLNPQKCVFGVESGKFLGFIINHRGIEANPAKIQALLEMRSPRRVKDVQSLMGRVAVLNRFVSKSSDKCQEFFKAIKGARRDFKWTEECEEAFQNIKKHLSSPPMLSNPKAGETLILYLAVSDFAISAVLVREEDGVQLPVYYVSKRLADAETRYTSLEKLAYALILASRKLRPYFQAHKIEVRTSYPLRQVMHKPEFSGRMLKWTVELGQFEVDYKPMTTIKGQALADFVLEFPPHQEVEPGALVVIPSTEEVGLERQNSAPWWSLFVDGASNGDGAGAGIELISPEAHKIRRATHLAFHATNNDTEYEALINGLKLALEMKVENLNVFSDSMIVVYQIYGGYQAKGPRTELYLKCAQRIIARFNEVRLELIPRGQNEGVDELAKLGSRRESTLLGTVPLDIQRQPSVPEHEVGSLSNELGPTWTTSILAYIKEGSLPDEKNEARRIKYKAARYVIYDGILYRRGFSVPLLKCIDGDECNYILREVHEGICGNHSGAMVPVEVGAGSFRRDNYDPEANEVNHRLYLDMIEETREDAQIRISAYQQRTARHYNSKVRARTFKVGDLVLRRVMPNTKVVSHGVFGANWEGPYKIKSVLWEGTYHLNDMQDKLIPRAWNTEHLRKYYQ
- the LOC141720253 gene encoding uncharacterized protein LOC141720253, encoding MEREKRGPPASAAPSPFTAAIRSSPLPRVFRHNPDLLFNGEADPAEYLIQFNTEMEVYQVPEMTRCRLFAASLRGSSQQWFSKLGPASIRTWRQLEDLFVRQFQPTLHYSPPVATLANIKQREGEHLAEYFRRFNAEVPKSLQASEPRTLAEFYEQAEPFKRVEKSMRELKINESYRDKRDRSSTPDERRKTYRRISSPKKSARGKETTKDSGRPYTSKWQTHTLLVASIDHIYATYVGKGVFRKATPLTDYNKRDTSKYCAYHEATEHDTADCRQLKDEIETLIRQGKLTEWVVKEVRRHRTDYHTVPPPTPEDKEGSLGLVVFILF